In Hypanus sabinus isolate sHypSab1 chromosome 17, sHypSab1.hap1, whole genome shotgun sequence, the following proteins share a genomic window:
- the LOC132407167 gene encoding uncharacterized protein C16orf86 homolog, whose translation MASTESKYDSSPCRAPTPQFFTKLSALLEKPEVRGLTWDEKGKVILVNAKIYEEEINMCGELLPELRNYQSMSMLHSLLCTYGFKKKMAKASAEVHVFQHPDFTRENSYKDLESESNKSDLSAVALQQKRSFKKRRRDDGKVLPSNTTVSPKTPTASLENSNKILPAGKHRRTLYQYINFDNPEFNILTTVASDVEQTIQENISESKPKATILSQETTQPAGHETKEESLLRTSPSLSLGTPEKSGLNKSSQVSLDINKMLSICAAPLVPPLSPQPKC comes from the exons ATGGCATCCACCGAAAGTAAATACGATTCCAGCCCGTGCAGAGCTCCAACGCCACAGTTCTTCACCAAACTGTCGGCGCTGTTGGAGAAACCAGAGGTGCGAGGCTTGACG TGGGATGAGAAAGGAAAAGTAATTCTCGTGAATGCAAAGATCTATGAAGAGGAAATTAATATGTGTGGTGAGCTTCTGCCTGAGCTAAGGAACTATCAGAGTATGTCCATGCTTCACAGCCTACTGTGTACTTATGGATTTAAAAAGAAGATGGCAAA GGCCAGTGCAGAAGTTCATGTCTTCCAACACCCGGATTTCACAAGAGAGAACTCATACAAAGATCTTGAGAGCGAAAGCAATAAATCTGATCTTTCAGCAGTTGCTTTACAGCAGAAGAGATCCTTTAAGAAAAGGAGACGCGATGATGGGAAGGTGCTGCCAAGTAATACAACAGTCTCTCCAAAAACACCTACAGCATCTCtagaaaacagcaacaaaataT TGCCTGCAGGAAAACATCGGAGAACATTGTACCAATACATAAATTTTGATAACCCAGAATTTAACATACTTACTACAGTTGCAAGTGATGTAGAACAGACTATTCAGGAAAACATTAGTGAAAGCAAACCAAAAGCAACCATTCTAAGCCAGGAAACAACTCAACCAGCAG GTCATGAAACCAAAGAGGAGTCCCTTTTACGCACTTCACCAAGTTTGTCTCTAGGTACACCAGAAAAGTCAGGGCTCAACAAATCTTCACAAGTCTCTCTGGATATAAATAAGATGCTTAGTATTTGTGCAGCTCCTTTGGTACCTCCACTTTCTCCACAGCCAAAATGTTAA